Within the Opitutaceae bacterium TAV5 genome, the region CTTCACGATCGAAGCGTGGCGTATGAAAAAAATCACGACTGTTGATATAGGGAGAAAGCTGCTGCGACCAACTCATGTTCTCCGGTTCGGTTTCTCCGATTTCCCAATCTTTCCATGGAACGGTAGCGGTCGCCAACGGGAACTTGTCCCGGTTTTCGTCAGCGTGCATCGACAGGGCCAGGAAGATCTGGCGTAGGTTGGAAATGCTGGCGGAGGCTCGCGCCTTGTTGCGGACGAGGCCGACGACCGGAATCAAAATGGCGGCCAGAATGCCGATGATGGCAATGACGGCGAGAAGCTCGATCAGCGTGAAGGCGCGTCGATGATGGCAGGCTCGTTTCTGATGCATCACGAACCGTTGACGGGACGCAGCGTGATCAGGTTACGAGCGAATGTCCTGCAAGGGAAATCCCGCAGGCACCAGACGCGTCTACACAAGCTCCCGGTAGAGCGCGGCGAGGCGGGCGGCGTTTTTGTTGGCGTCGAAATTGTGTTCGACCCAGGCACGGGCGGCCGTGCGGAGGCGGGTGGCGAGGGCATCGTCTTCGGCGAGACGGCGGAGCGCGACGACCCAGGCGGCAGGGTCTTCGGGC harbors:
- a CDS encoding N-terminal cleavage protein — encoded protein: MHQKRACHHRRAFTLIELLAVIAIIGILAAILIPVVGLVRNKARASASISNLRQIFLALSMHADENRDKFPLATATVPWKDWEIGETEPENMSWSQQLSPYINSRDFFHTPRFDREGSAYFLGTRAAYIRDNDFSQVIRSLIEFPAQFVLAGETNYKFSEPDYDKDDYTQNCVKASDGTLFSDGTQAILFADGHVSTFKDYDSDKMTFRYDSISAW